A genome region from Columba livia isolate bColLiv1 breed racing homer chromosome 2, bColLiv1.pat.W.v2, whole genome shotgun sequence includes the following:
- the MC4R gene encoding melanocortin receptor 4, whose product MNFTQHRGTLQPLHFWNHSYILHGAPSEPNTKSHPSGGCYEQLFVSPEVFVTLGIISLLENVLVIAAIAKNKNLHSPMYFFICSLAVADMLVSVSNGSETIVITLLNNTDTDAQSFTINIDNVIDSVICSSLLASICSLLSIAVDRYFTIFYALQYHNIMTVKRVGVIITCIWAACTVSGILFIIYSDSSVVIICLISMFFTMLILMASLYVHMFMMARMHIKKIAVLPGTGPVRQGANMKGAITLTILIGVFVVCWAPFFLHLIFYISCPYNPYCVCFMSHFNFYLILIMCNSIIDPLIYAFRSQELRKTFKEIICCCSLRGFCDFPGKY is encoded by the coding sequence ATGAATTTCACCCAGCACCGTGGGACACTCCAGCCTCTCCATTTCTGGAACCACAGCTACATACTGCATGGAGCTCCCAGCGAGCCCAATACAAAGAGCCACCCCTCCGGAGGCTGCTACGAGCAACTCTTTGTATCCCCTGAAGTGTTTGTGACTCTGGGCATCATCAGCTTGCTGGAGAACGTCCTGGTCATTGCGGCAATAGCCAAGAACAAGAACCTTCATTCACCCATGTACTTCTTCATCTGTAGCTTGGCAGTGGCTGACATGCTAGTGAGTGTATCCAATGGATCAGAAACTATTGTCATCACGCTGCTAAACAATACAGACACAGATGCACAGAGCTTTACCATAAACATTGACAATGTCATTGACTCAGTGATTTGCAGTTCCTTGCTTGCATCAATTTGCAGTCTCCTCTCAATAGCAGTGGACAGGTACTTTACTATCTTTTATGCCCTCCAGTACCATAATATCATGACAGTGAAGCGTGTAGGGGTCATCATCACATGCATATGGGCTGCTTGCACAGTCTCAGGCATTTTGTTCATCATTTACTCTGACAGCAGCGTTGTAATCATCTGCCTTATCAGCATGTTCTTCACTATGCTCATTCTCATGGCATCCCTCTATGTCCACATGTTCATGATGGCTCGGATGCATATCAAAAAGATTGCTGTTCTTCCAGGGACTGGTCCTGTTCGTCAAGGGGCCAACATGAAAGGGGCCATCACTCTCACCATCCTGATTGGAGTTTTTGTTGTGTGCTGGGCACCATTTTTCTTGCACCTGATTTTCTACATCTCCTGCCCCTACAACCCTTACTGTGTGTGCTTCATGTCCCACTTTAACTTCTACCTTATCCTCATCATGTGCAATTCCATCATCGATCCACTCATTTATGCGTTCCGGAGCCAGGAGCTCAGGAAAACATTCAAGGAGATTATATGCTGCTGTAGCCTGAGAGGGTTTTGTGATTTTCCTGGCAAATATTAA